The following nucleotide sequence is from Rhineura floridana isolate rRhiFlo1 chromosome 9, rRhiFlo1.hap2, whole genome shotgun sequence.
aactggggTCTGCAGGCCAGCGATACCCCCTCAGACTGCAAACATCAACGCATTTCGTGTCCTTGGACCAGATGACAGACtactacccagagcttggaaaagttacttttttgaactacaactcccattagccccagccagcatggccactggattgggctgatgggagctgtagttcaaaaaagtaacttttccaagctctgctactacCTATATGATGGACTGGCATACAGGAAAAATTACAGGGAAATAACATACTGCATTGATTCCAGAGAGCTGTTGGGAGAGCTGGAGGGCAATGGCAATGATGATGGCCTGGCGGTAGCTAGGGGACCGGAAGAGTTCAGGAATTGTCACTTTTTTCTCTTGAGACATCTtagcactctcctctttcatctcCTGAATATCACTGGACACATCTTGGACACCACGAAGTTTCTGGAGAACTGATGGGAGGAATCAAACATCTGAATTATACACAAGAAGGCATCAGTATAGATTCCCAACTAGTGATATATTCTGAACTTATTTCCAGATGGGATCCCATCCTACATTAGTATATCATTTTGCTCACCACGTAGATGAACTGGCCCTTGGTCTAATGTATTAACCATTAATTATCACCACCTTGAGTGATGACCCTAGTTTCCttttgctggaagggcaggatatatatacattcattaaataaatgcatacatgcACGTATATATAAGTGTTTTTGCTCACATTCATCCCTTGCCACCATTGGTTGCCTCTCTACTTCCTTTGTTTCTTTCCACATTGGCCAAATTCAAGTTCTTAAACCCTTGGGGACCAGAatgcttcttttttccttttttccttgtgtactgatggcactatataaaatgatattaataatggTGACCAGCCACACCTGGCTGATAGGTGACTCTGCATTAAGTCTCATAAATGCTTCCACTTACgtacaccagtgtggtgtaatggttaaggtgttggactaggacctgggggacaagggttcgaatccccacatggccatgaagctcactgggtgaccttgggccagtcattgcctctcagactcagagaaaggcaatggtgaaaccacctctgaatacagtttaccatgaaaaccctattcattgggttgccataagatggaatcgactagaaggcagtccatttccaagttGAGACTGTAACATACCCAGAAATCAGTTCCTGTCATCAAAGCCACATCTCTAAGAAGTGACATATTGGCAGGGGAACTTGGCACACCTTCACTATTATCTTTCCAGTgctcattattttagttttaatgttttaaaattaattttacatatatataaCGATTATTCATTCAATAGCACTCAAATGAAAGAGCATATTAGtgctaaatgattttttaaaactatccTACCCCTGTAGCCATTATTTGAGCAATTAAATTGATTGCACCTTCTTCCCTCTTACACAGCTATGCATGCCCAATAGTATGGACAGAACATAGTGGGATATACACCCAGAGAAGGCCACAGTAGCATGTTAAGTCAGTTGCGCCCTTGTAGCTTCAGCAGAACAGAATAGATAGTGCTAGGAGCAATACGTGGGGGAACACTCATGAGGGTAAGATCAGAAGCTAGTCCAGCGGTCACAGAGGATGTCCCTGATCTGCAAATATGTTTTGGCAGAAAGGGGGAAAGTTGTTTTGGTGACTTATGGGCAGAGCACTCCAACAACCCCCCCCCGATCTACCATGCAGGAGGGGGTTTGGATGAGGCAGGTGTCCCTTTTGCCCAACCATACCCATCTCCAGTTGCCTCTGCCGCCAGAGAAATTCTTTGGCGAGGAGTGCCCTAATGCACCCTCAAATAGCGTGGGCAGGGAAGGGCCAGCCTGGGCCAGCACAGGAGCTACCCAATCCTGTGCTCGCCCTGCTGCTGtcccttgattgattgattgaatttatatcccacccttcctaacaaaggagctcagggtggcaaacacacaagtgattaaacaattaaaaatctcAAAACAATTATAATGCATGTGCAAGcctctgtgctctgccacctggaAGCTGACACAGCAAAGACGCTTTTTTCCTGCCCAGCCCCCTTCTGCCCTGGCTGGTGGGAGCACCAAGGCTATAAATGCAGCAGTGGCTATgccacttcatttatttatttattcttacgttcgtatacctccccatagccgaagctgtctgggcggtttacaacaattaaaaacaaatatgcaaatttaaaaacacattaagccCTAGCGCTGCCAGCCAGGAGTTTGGATTTCACCTTCAGTTGGTGGTTACCTGCTTGTGCTTTCTCTTCCTCCAACTTGTTGATCAGAAGGAAACGTGGACTCTCAGGACAGAATGGCAGTGCTGCACACTGCAAGATGGCTGGGACAATGGTGAATCCCAGCAACAATGGCCAGAGACTATCAGTTCCCATGATGACTTCTAGGCCAAAGATCTAATTACAGCAATtggtggagagagaaagagagacgtgCCATGAACTATTCCCATGTACTGAAAGTTAACTACAGTATaactaaaatttaaaaatatatctgtCTTCTATCTTTAAGTGTAATGGCTTCCATTacaatcttgagaactgtagtttgctgaggAGCTGTGAATTCTATTAAATTCTATCCCTAGACCATCTCCACAGACCTGCATCCCAGGTCTCAATGATAAGAGGGAATAGCTTTATAGTGTAGAATCTTCACTCATGAGTTAATCCCTCACTTATTCATTTTAAATTCCCCCTTGCTATTCATCTATAaaagctcccagagtggcttgcaTAAGGATCAATAACAAAACAAGACAATCTTATCAGCTAAAAACCTTCCACTCTTCCCCAAAGACCCAATGGAATCCGATCTTATGTATGTTTCGTTTAGAAGTCCACTGTGCTCAGCAGGTGCACAGAACAGTAATGTCAGTCATTAGTTCCCTTTCTAACAACCCAGCTGTGTGGCTTTGCCATCATTCCAGAACAAGTCAGCCTTACCTGTGCCACCAGGATACCAATGACAATGCCCAGCTGGTTCAATGTGCCAAAAGCTCCTCGCAGCGCAGTAGGGGAGACCTCACTGATATACATGGGCACAAAGCCAGTGCACAGGCCACAGAAGAGACCAATGACAAAACGGCCAACAATCAACATCTCCACAGCTTTTGCCAGTTTGGAGAAGCCCATCAAAATACCACCCGCAATGGCCAGAATATTCACCAGCAGCATAGAGTTTCGCCTGCACATAGAAAAAATGTTATTtcaatttgtatgccgctttcccACATAAATATGCCCAAAGTGACATTAATAATAAAACTGAGAAGATCACACAGGTGACAAGGGATACCCAGGGCTAGCCAATGACATTCTGGTACTTCAAGTAGAAAATCCAGGTGGTATCACCCACTCCTAGTTAACACAGGTCAGAATCCACCACTGGGACATTCTCCGGTGCAAATAAACCTCACTGAAGGGTATAGCAAGCTCATTTCAATGGGGTATGTGCAAAATGACCTCCTGCGGTGGAATATGCCCCATGGCTCAGACCTGTCCTTTCACTTCATTGTTCTTAATGGTACCCAAAATTTGTTGCCTGAAGTGGCCACCTAGTTTGCATCTTGGCAGGCTCCCTGTCAAGGCATTTCCCACGACTGGCACAATTGCCAGCAAAAAAGCTCCTCCTCTTTAGAACTAAAGGGGACAATTTCCTCTTATTTCTTCCTATTCTTCTGAACAGAGAAGGAAATTAGTCCAGAATCTTTCTAACATACCTgccaaaacggttgacaaatagTCCAACAGAAAGAGAACCAATCATCCCTCCTACTGAGAAAATTGCCACAGAGAGGGACCATAGTGAGGTTAGGAGATTCTTGGAAATAGGGGATCCTGACCGCTGTATCCATGTCTCATTGAAAAAGCTCTTGATAATCTGCAAAAGAAAATACACTCCATAGGTATTGGACAAGAACATCATGGATAGTGTACTGAAAGACTGAAGGAATGAGATAACACAGAAATTAAAAGAAAACCTCCGAATCATTTACTTTTCAAACAGTAAGCAAGGAGGGAACCCTGGCTTCCTTGGGAGTTTCTGTGAGGAATGAGAACATCCACAATGGCAGACATGCTTTCCTGAAAGCCACGTGTTGTTACTTAACACAGAAAAATATTGGGTACCCCAGTGTGCATCCTAGAAATAGTTctcagaatcctctgcaatgtACAGAGCACTGTTGCAGGTCAGTCAGTATGGAAAATATGAAACAATTTTCTTTTGCTGTATTACATgttaaggctgaaatccaatactcatttacctgggattaagttccattaaacccaatgggttTCTTTCTAAGCAGCCAGGTAAAGGATTGCAATGTAAAATACATTTGAAAATAAAAGTGCTTCATCTGAGACACTACATAATAACAAAAGAAACATACAGTTGTATCCACCTTACTCAGCATTCAAAGCCACAATATTTTAACAGAACAAAAATGAGGACTCCTTACTGATATCACACCCTGTATTAATTGAAATGGATTATTACATTGGTAATATTTAAAGCTAAAATGGATGCAACATAACTAAAAGTGTCTGGCAAAATAATCTGTACAAGAGGGTCTGTAGTCTCCTCTTATATTAACCTGAAAGAGAACAGTTATAATCCATTGTACTATTGGCATCTTACTCCACCCAGACtgaacaaaatatataaaattgaacaaaataaatcttTGCCTTGCAATCAGCCAAAGACATACTTTTTGCATATCTGGTGGAAAAAAATCCTAGGAAGGTAACATTtgagggtgttgtttttttttaaaaaaagcatgcaaTTTTAAGGTAATTTTGAATAATTCTGTGCAATTATATAAACATCTTTGTAGGTCTTCTAACAGTACAATCTTACACTtgtctactcagtagtaagtcacattgagttcattggggttTACTCTTAGGTAAatgaatataggattgcagataaaGTACTTGTCATTTCACAAACCTATAACCTCCAAGATCAAAGAATGGTTACTCAGGGTCTGGAATATTTCCAAATGGAAAAATTAATAGCGTATGTATAAACAGAAGATAGCAGGGAATATAGCcaacattttgaaaaaataattatattatgTAATTAGATCCAATAAAGTAAAATATGAATATAGATATCAATCAAAGTTTCTTGATTATACTGAAAAGTtgcttgcatttttgtatgctaaatCCTGACCGtactttttatttaaataaaaataaaaataatataaaacaaaaatgaaatgctTATTTCATTCAATCCACTTCCATTATATTTGATGGACCTTACTgaaaggtaagtgtgcataggactgtagcTTTAAACAGGTACATTTTATCAAATCTTATATCTTCCAACCAGCTGAATTACATAGACATTTAATTAACAGACatacaaatgtaaatgtactgccttcaagtcgaatccgacttatggcgaccctatgaatagggttttcatgaggctgagaggcagtgactggcccaaggtcacccagtgagcttcctgactatgtggggatttgaaccctggtctcccaggccgtagtccaacaccttaaccactacactaaaggcacCTTCAAATacatggagcgactcccttacgaggaaaggttgggactttttagtttagagaaaaggcgagtcagaggagacatgatagaagtgtataaaattatgcatggcattgagaaagtggatagagaaaagttcttctccctctctcataatactagaactcgtggacattcaaagaagctgaatgttggaagattcaggacagacaaaaggaagtacttctttactcagcgcatagttaaactatggaatttgctcccacaagatgcagtaatggccaccagcttggacggctttaaaagaagattagacaaattcatggaggacagggctatcaatggctactagccgtgatggctgtgctgtgccaccctagtcagaggcagcatgcttctgaaaaccagttgccggaagcctcaggaggggagagtgttcttgcactcgggtcctgcttgcgggcttcccccaggcacctggttggccactgtgagaacaggatgctggactagatgggccactggcctgatccagcaggctcttcttatgttcttacatgcaGGGCTCCTGCACAGAAAAGGGACCTTTGGCTGATACAGCCACACAAAAGAATAGCTATGTTTGCTGAAATTCCCTTACAACTATTAAAGCCACAAGAATCCTTCCTACCTTCGCATTTAAACTATCTTTTTCAAATATGCAAATAGTACTGGTTTACTTGAAAAAGAGCAGGGACAATTGGTAGGGTACAGCCTTCTTCTGTACTACCATCAGATGGCAGCAGAACACTAGCAGGAGGGCAAGCAGaacctttctctcctcctctatGACATCTGCATTCCCAGATCTAGAGTGTATGTGGTACAAATGAgtcatacatttaaaaaaaaaacaccaaatccACACACGTCCCCAGTTCTGCTCTTAATCTAATGGCGTAATTCTGAgaggtgtagtttgggaattccCCAACTTATACGCTTTTGTCCAGCAATGCTCTATTGTGACCACTGCATGAATTTAAAAAGGTGACAAGCAGGTGAGATTGAAAAGAAATGTAACTACAAGGGGAAAAAGGAAGGCTAGTTAGCTGCAGGGCAGCAGCCCGGGGTGGAGGGGGTGGCGTTGTCTCCTCTCCTGGCTCTTTCTCTGTATCTTCCACAGGATGTGCTGtgactcagcagctcctcttCATGCGCTTTGCCCTCAGACTATTTacggctcccctcccccctcccatttcatcTCCAAAAATTAGGCTTCATTTTCTCTGGTGATCTAAAGGCCATGAGAGGTTGATTGCAATCTTACCTCAGTTCCAAGATCAGCTTTCCCcacacctcccctccccactttaccCCTCTTGCCACAATGCTAACTAACAATGCTGAGATGGCCTTTTTTGTGTTTTGAAGCATGGGCATCCTACAGCGGGGACAGGACTCTTTCTGCTGCTTTTAGTGTATTGCCcgcatgtttttatttgtttttactgtCTTGCTGAAGTTTTGTAAGCTACCCTGGCAATTTGTtcgaagggcagggtagaaatcaagtaaaataaaaaaagatgtttataaAATTGCTACTCATCTTTTACTGGGTAAAGTACTCTAAGAACATTTTGCTGGAAAGTGTTCTATAAACATtggttaattattaattatttagaTAGTTATTCTGAGTAATGGACTCTTAAACAACCCACACCATGTAATGAATGTAAGTTGCCAGATTCATTCACCTTTCAAGCACTTAACTGTAGCAGGCAGAGGAGAAGCCATCCCTCCTCGGGCTCATAGCCTTCCCTAGTTCTTCCatgcactcccctcccccatcagcTGTCAGATGGAGTCCTGCTCATTAACTGCAACAGAGAGAGGAGAGCAGATAAATGATGGGATCAGGATGGGCACCGGTGAGGCATGACTGCCTGGTTTCCCATTGCACTGGGGAATTTAAAGGTATAATCAttctatttatatcccatctttcattTAAGAAACTCAAGGGGACATACAAGGTTTCCTCCTTCCCATTTTCTTCTCACAACCCTGCAAGGAAGGGACGTTAGGCTGAGTGATAGTGATCATCTCCCAGAGTACatagtgagcttcaaggctgagtggaGATTGAAATGTAGCTAGGTCTGCTCAGCATTAGTTTTAACCATTACACTGGCTGTCTATATGGATGTCTTTTGGGTTACTATCTAGCAACCTATCTAGCTAGGTGCCCCAGCTGCCGAAAGAGGGAATCATAATGGTCCTTCCTTCCTGTTTTCTCTCACTTCCACGCCTATTTAAAGGTGAGATAGTGTACACAGAACAGGGGAAGCACTTCGCCTAAAAAGAGGGAAGGAGCTGAAATTGCACTGAACAACATGTTGTCCCTTGTAAGTTGTAagttctaccaccaccacctgggTCTGAAGATTTCCTGCCTGGGGGTGAATCTGCGAAGAAACTTTTCCATCTGTTGTCTAGAAGCTAATCGGTTTGAAGAGCACTACCGTCCCCTCCTCACAGGAGGAGCACTGGCGGGATGTCAGGGGCATCTCTGGTTCTCATGCAACTACTCTGGAAGAACTCCATTCTCCTAGCAATAACAATGCATTGCACTATGTGCTAGGACAACTGATATCCCCCAAACAGAAATGGTTTATGGAGAGGAAAGTTCTACCTCccatgcaacaacaaaaaagcaaaaaccgTCACATTTGTCACACAGCAAATTAACTGTCTGGAAAGATGATAGCAGTTACAGAGGATTTTGAAGAAGAAATACCTCAAAATATGAGGTTTCATGCAAGGGTGGCAGGTTTGGCACTACCAACACTGTGCCATCCATGTTTTTTTGGGTGTGGGTGTGTCTATTTGGACTATCATACATCAACACAAGAATCCCTCTGTGGCTTGTGGAATTTAGGCATGATGATTCAGACAACTCTTCCTTCAAGAAGAAAGTGTatgcaattttttatttattcctCATAAACACAATAGTAAAGGATACGTCAGATGACAATTGTTCTTTATTCCTGAAGAGGGCCAACTACGCTTCTACTCTTACATACCTCTAGAGTCTAGACCCTAGGAGCTCCTAGATCCCAGCTGGTGTGCAGATCAGGCAATAATACATTGAACTCCAACAAATGACACCTTTTTTTCCAAACAGACTCAATGCCTGTTGAATTTCCATCTGGCACAAAGCTAACCACAGCACCTTTGTTATGAACGGGTGAACTCTACCTGCCTCTATGGATTTCACTAAAATAAAGGATTCGTTTGCCCCTCTGAAGCTAGTTTTCCTAATTTTCATCTCATATATCTTTATAAATATAATGTTTCTGTGCCTCAAGATTTCTTTCCTATCTTCTGTATCCTTCATGATTTCCTCAATCTCCTGATCACTACATCTAAGCAATGCAAATACTACTGCAGAGATGGAAGACCTTAAAGCCCATGAAGCACCAGTCACTCTGTCTTACCGCTTCAGGAGCATTGATGACTCCTGTGTTGTACCCAAACTGGAGGGACCCAATGGCAGCAATAAACACAGTTGTGACAAGGGGACAtgttaattgctgcagaaaaaggAAAGGAGAGAAAACAATTTATTCACATTTTCCCAAACAAATTGGCTTTTGCATACAAACAAATAGCAATCTCAATTCAGTGCTTCTTAGAAATTACAGGGAAAATTATAAATCCATCCCCAGACTTACATTCTCTTTGGAAAAGAATACAACTTGTCACTTCAAAGAAATATAAAAGACACTAGATCCTGTGTGAGCTGGGGACTTCAAGTGTGCTGAACTGTCTGGTGTACCATAGCCTAACAGTGAAGTTGAGATAAACAAAATGGCTTAGTGCCCCTCCCCAATTATTGGGTTTTAATTTTTTGACTGGCACTCCCAACAGACAAATCCTAACCCAGCAGCATTTATATTCATCTGTAAGTCTTTCTCATTCAACTCTTCTTTACACACTGTTCTTTCACACATGGCTTAATTCACCACACCTCATAATTTTGGTAAGAAAGAATTGGGTGTGGTGGTTTTTCAAGAGTGGCAAGCCAAAAAGTgaaataagcagagcttggaaaagttacttttttgaactacaactcccatcagcccaatccagtggccatgctggctggggctgatggaagttgtagtttaaaaaagaaacttttccgagctctggaaATGAGGTATATATACTTGTAAGAAATTAAGTTAAAGCTGTCTGCAATGGTTAACTCCTCAAAATGGCTGACTCCCTGCCCAGACAACAGCTTTGTTTGGGAGAATATGTTTAAGCGCTTAAAAGCTCAAATCAGACACAAATACTTTATTCCTTGAGGACATCCATACTGTGCGTGTCCTGGTAGACAAGAAAAAGCAGGCTAACGGAGCCAAATGCAGGCTTTGTCAAGGTTTCCTCCTCACCTATTCCAGTGTTGGAGGGAACACAAAATATCATTAATATCCCACACATCCAGTCAATTTAGCCCCTCCTCCAGTTGATGCTCTAGAATTCCCACAGGTGGGACACCCTGGGGAGTCTGGGGGTAGTTACTGAAAAAGATATAAAAAGTTGACCTCCCTGTCCCTGCTCATTACTGTCAAGCTTCTAAAACTTGCACAATCCCTCAGAGGGTTGTTTTATGTGAGATTTGCTATTTCTGATGCTTTATTAAAGCACGTGTTCTGATTCAGGCCATGTGACAAGGGCACAGCAATCTCTGATAGCATTGGAGAACCATCCCATGTTTTCTGTGGTTGAAATATGAGATGATATATCAGTTGATGCAAAGTGGATGTGGCCATGCTGGCCTGCATGTTTGTATGTAGGCACCAGGCCAGTAAACTGTGCCAGTCTATTGACAGGTACCACATTACCCCAGTCTGAGCCACTAGGTGAGGCACACCACAGCAGCATATGTGGGTCCAGCCAAGTAAGATATATTTAAATCCATCAATTTCCATCTCTCTGCTTCCACTGTGTCCCACTGATATGTGCTGGCATCCCAGATTGTAACATCCCTCAGTTTATCTCATCAGTTGTCTCCTACTAGATTTCTGTGGGTCATGCAAATAGGTACAGGTAGAAGGTCTGTGATGTGAGGGAAAAGATTCACATTTGTTATAGATTCTGGCTAGTAACTGAAGAGAAATTAAAATACTTGTGTTAGTGTGATATATTACCCTTCTAAGACCAGGAAGATTGAATTAGGAAGAGATGCCTGGCCTTAGTCAACTGCCCCCACAACCATCCCAGTTCCTATTTTTCATGTTTGAAAAACCAACCAAGATCTGACAGGTGCCACAGATTAGGAGGGCACTCCCTAGTGGTGGACATTCAGCAGTGTCTTGTATATTCAAGGTAAGGTCACTGCCCCAAAAGCCagccttatttttttaaaaaagatatatcaAGAAATGCATTCTGGGGCACTGTAGAGGCAACCTGTTTGTGACAGCAGGATGATCCACATTTTAGAACATGGATT
It contains:
- the SLC2A3 gene encoding solute carrier family 2, facilitated glucose transporter member 3 isoform X2, which produces MENKKIIKSFFNETWIQRSGSPISKNLLTSLWSLSVAIFSVGGMIGSLSVGLFVNRFGRRNSMLLVNILAIAGGILMGFSKLAKAVEMLIVGRFVIGLFCGLCTGFVPMYISEVSPTALRGAFGTLNQLGIVIGILVAQIFGLEVIMGTDSLWPLLLGFTIVPAILQCAALPFCPESPRFLLINKLEEEKAQAVLQKLRGVQDVSSDIQEMKEESAKMSQEKKVTIPELFRSPSYRQAIIIAIALQLSQQLSGINAVFYYSTGIFKDAGVKQPVYATIGAGVVNTVFTVVSLFLVERAGRRTLHLVGLGGMAVCAAVMTIALVLKGIVTWIGYISIIATLAFVALFEIGPGPIPWFIVSELFSQGPRPAAVAVAGCSNWTANFLVAMLFPYAVELCGPYVFLIFVGFLILFFVFTFFKVPETKGRTFEDISSGFERRTKDGVAPATVEKSAMVEMTSIQPAKDVAANI
- the SLC2A3 gene encoding solute carrier family 2, facilitated glucose transporter member 3 isoform X3 — encoded protein: MIGSLSVGLFVNRFGRRNSMLLVNILAIAGGILMGFSKLAKAVEMLIVGRFVIGLFCGLCTGFVPMYISEVSPTALRGAFGTLNQLGIVIGILVAQIFGLEVIMGTDSLWPLLLGFTIVPAILQCAALPFCPESPRFLLINKLEEEKAQAVLQKLRGVQDVSSDIQEMKEESAKMSQEKKVTIPELFRSPSYRQAIIIAIALQLSQQLSGINAVFYYSTGIFKDAGVKQPVYATIGAGVVNTVFTVVSLFLVERAGRRTLHLVGLGGMAVCAAVMTIALVLKGIVTWIGYISIIATLAFVALFEIGPGPIPWFIVSELFSQGPRPAAVAVAGCSNWTANFLVAMLFPYAVELCGPYVFLIFVGFLILFFVFTFFKVPETKGRTFEDISSGFERRTKDGVAPATVEKSAMVEMTSIQPAKDVAANI
- the SLC2A3 gene encoding solute carrier family 2, facilitated glucose transporter member 3 isoform X1, with product MENKKQLTCPLVTTVFIAAIGSLQFGYNTGVINAPEAIIKSFFNETWIQRSGSPISKNLLTSLWSLSVAIFSVGGMIGSLSVGLFVNRFGRRNSMLLVNILAIAGGILMGFSKLAKAVEMLIVGRFVIGLFCGLCTGFVPMYISEVSPTALRGAFGTLNQLGIVIGILVAQIFGLEVIMGTDSLWPLLLGFTIVPAILQCAALPFCPESPRFLLINKLEEEKAQAVLQKLRGVQDVSSDIQEMKEESAKMSQEKKVTIPELFRSPSYRQAIIIAIALQLSQQLSGINAVFYYSTGIFKDAGVKQPVYATIGAGVVNTVFTVVSLFLVERAGRRTLHLVGLGGMAVCAAVMTIALVLKGIVTWIGYISIIATLAFVALFEIGPGPIPWFIVSELFSQGPRPAAVAVAGCSNWTANFLVAMLFPYAVELCGPYVFLIFVGFLILFFVFTFFKVPETKGRTFEDISSGFERRTKDGVAPATVEKSAMVEMTSIQPAKDVAANI